From Burkholderia pseudomultivorans, the proteins below share one genomic window:
- a CDS encoding ferredoxin--NADP reductase: MSDSRFHRLTVAEVIAESDDACSFVFDVPAALRDAFAYRPGQFLTVNVPCAEAAVARCYSLSSAPGIDAAPKITVKRVRDGRASNWLCDRVRAGDALDVLAPAGVFTPHTLDGDLLLFAGGSGITPVLSILKSALVHGRGMLTLIYANRDERSVIFRDELQQLTQRHPGRLRVIHWLDSVQGIPQQRHLEELARPFSQQETFICGPALFMENALAAMLGLGLPRARVHVERFASLPDAPAQAGPAAAASGDGAAIETVLDGAAFAFDSAPGETLLDAMLRAGLPAPNSCRMGQCGACMCRVERGEVALDGNHVLDDDEIAAGWTLACCARPASAALRVVFPD, from the coding sequence ATGAGCGATTCGCGCTTTCACCGCCTGACCGTCGCCGAAGTGATCGCCGAAAGCGACGACGCGTGCTCGTTCGTCTTCGACGTGCCGGCCGCGTTGCGCGACGCGTTCGCGTACCGCCCCGGGCAGTTCCTGACCGTGAACGTGCCGTGCGCCGAGGCGGCCGTCGCGCGCTGCTATTCGCTGTCGAGCGCGCCCGGCATCGACGCCGCGCCGAAGATCACCGTCAAGCGCGTGCGCGACGGCCGCGCGTCGAACTGGCTATGCGACCGCGTGCGGGCGGGCGATGCGCTCGACGTGCTCGCGCCGGCCGGCGTGTTCACGCCTCACACGCTCGACGGCGACCTGCTGCTGTTCGCGGGCGGCAGCGGCATCACGCCGGTGCTGTCGATCCTCAAGTCGGCGCTGGTGCACGGGCGCGGGATGCTGACGCTGATCTACGCGAACCGCGACGAGCGCTCGGTGATCTTTCGCGACGAACTGCAGCAGCTCACCCAGCGTCATCCGGGCCGGCTGCGCGTGATCCACTGGCTCGACAGCGTGCAGGGCATCCCGCAGCAGCGGCATCTCGAAGAACTCGCGCGGCCGTTCAGCCAGCAGGAGACGTTCATCTGCGGGCCGGCGCTGTTCATGGAAAACGCGCTCGCCGCGATGCTCGGCCTCGGCCTGCCGCGTGCGCGCGTGCATGTCGAGCGCTTCGCATCGCTGCCCGATGCGCCCGCGCAGGCCGGGCCCGCGGCGGCCGCGTCCGGCGACGGCGCGGCGATCGAGACGGTGCTCGACGGCGCGGCGTTCGCGTTCGACAGCGCGCCCGGCGAGACGCTGCTCGACGCGATGCTGCGCGCGGGGCTGCCGGCGCCGAATTCCTGCCGGATGGGGCAGTGCGGCGCGTGCATGTGCCGGGTCGAGCGCGGCGAGGTCGCGCTCGACGGCAATCACGTGCTCGACGACGACGAGATCGCCGCCGGCTGGACGCTGGCCTGTTGTGCGCGACCCGCGAGCGCTGCGCTGCGCGTGGTGTTTCCCGATTGA
- a CDS encoding FadD3 family acyl-CoA ligase, protein MDNEILTTPALIARAAARHGAHPAIESEHGRLTYAELDAARLDAARALLASGIDAGDRVAIWAPNLPQWIVATLAIHTVGAILVPINTRMKGIEVGGILQDSGARLLFCCGTFLGESYPAMLAPHRPATLERVIVFDGEPPAGAHDATWNTFLARGAAIPLDAVRAREAQVTPDSVMDLMFTSGTTGRPKGVMTAHGQNLRAAQAWAEIAGVRQDDRYLIVNPFFHTFGYKAGWLAALSSGATVLPHLVFQPADVLRRVADDRVSVLPGPPTLYYALLDAPDRATRDLSSLRIAVTGAAAIAPSLIERMRAELGFETVLTGYGLTESCGFATLCRQGDDAQTVALTSGRPMPGVELRIAGPDGAALGPDQTGEIWVRGYNVMRGYFGQPDATRETVDADGWLHTGDLGCVDANGNLKITDRIKDMFIVGGFNCYPAEIERLLAAHPAIAQVALVGVPDARLGEVGHAYVVLRSGAHADADELNDWARRNMANYKVPRHFTFVEQLPTSAAGKVLKYRLRADTEAAA, encoded by the coding sequence ATGGACAACGAAATCCTGACCACGCCCGCGCTGATCGCGCGGGCCGCCGCGCGCCACGGCGCGCATCCGGCGATCGAGTCGGAGCACGGCCGGCTGACCTACGCGGAACTCGATGCTGCGCGGCTCGACGCGGCGCGCGCGCTGCTCGCGAGCGGCATCGACGCCGGCGACCGGGTCGCGATCTGGGCGCCGAACCTGCCGCAGTGGATCGTCGCGACGCTCGCGATCCACACCGTCGGCGCGATCCTCGTACCGATCAATACGCGCATGAAGGGGATCGAGGTCGGCGGCATCCTGCAGGACAGCGGCGCACGGCTGCTGTTCTGCTGCGGCACCTTCCTCGGCGAATCCTATCCGGCGATGCTCGCGCCGCATCGGCCGGCCACGCTCGAACGCGTGATCGTATTCGACGGCGAGCCGCCGGCCGGCGCACACGACGCCACCTGGAACACGTTTCTCGCGCGCGGCGCGGCGATTCCGCTCGACGCGGTGCGTGCGCGCGAAGCGCAGGTGACGCCCGATAGCGTGATGGACCTGATGTTCACGTCGGGCACGACCGGCCGCCCGAAGGGCGTGATGACCGCGCACGGCCAGAACCTGCGCGCCGCACAGGCGTGGGCGGAAATCGCCGGCGTACGCCAGGACGATCGCTACCTGATCGTCAATCCGTTCTTTCACACGTTCGGCTACAAGGCCGGCTGGCTGGCCGCGCTGTCGAGCGGCGCGACCGTGCTGCCGCACCTCGTGTTCCAGCCGGCCGACGTGCTGCGACGCGTCGCGGACGACCGCGTGTCGGTGCTGCCCGGCCCGCCGACGCTGTACTACGCGCTGCTCGACGCGCCCGATCGCGCGACGCGCGACCTGTCGTCACTGCGGATCGCGGTGACGGGCGCAGCCGCGATCGCGCCGAGCCTGATCGAGCGGATGCGTGCGGAGCTCGGCTTCGAGACGGTGCTGACCGGCTACGGGCTGACGGAGTCGTGCGGCTTCGCGACCCTGTGCCGTCAGGGCGACGACGCGCAGACGGTCGCGCTGACGTCGGGCCGCCCGATGCCGGGCGTCGAGCTGCGCATCGCGGGACCGGACGGCGCGGCGCTCGGGCCGGACCAGACCGGCGAGATCTGGGTGCGCGGCTACAACGTGATGCGCGGCTATTTCGGCCAGCCGGACGCGACGCGCGAAACCGTCGACGCGGACGGCTGGTTGCATACCGGCGATCTCGGCTGCGTCGACGCGAACGGCAACCTGAAGATCACCGACCGGATCAAGGACATGTTCATCGTCGGCGGCTTCAACTGCTATCCGGCCGAGATCGAGCGGCTGCTCGCCGCGCATCCGGCGATCGCGCAGGTCGCGCTGGTCGGCGTGCCCGATGCGCGGCTCGGCGAAGTCGGGCACGCATACGTCGTGCTGCGGTCGGGCGCACACGCGGACGCCGACGAACTGAACGACTGGGCGCGCCGCAACATGGCGAACTACAAGGTGCCGCGGCACTTCACCTTCGTCGAGCAATTGCCGACGAGCGCGGCCGGCAAGGTGCTGAAGTACCGGCTGCGCGCCGATACCGAAGCGGCGGCCTGA
- a CDS encoding SDR family NAD(P)-dependent oxidoreductase, translating to MNDNGFPQGAVLVFGGSGGIGQGVALEFARAGVPVALGYRSKADVAERVARDIRGEGVAASTHRVDVTDPAQLDAALAAAIDAHGRVHTVVWAAGPLANQRHIGDMTRDDWRRAIEVETIGFFGAAKAVLPHFRASGGGSFVTLGSAGHLRWPDRDGLSVAPKAANEALVKGLAREEGRYNIRANSVLVGVIEAGMFPVLLEQGQFDQAWIDETQKMLALKRWGKAHDVGRAAVFLASDRAGYITGQQLNVSGGYGL from the coding sequence ATGAACGACAACGGATTTCCGCAGGGCGCGGTGCTGGTGTTCGGCGGCAGCGGCGGGATCGGGCAGGGCGTCGCGCTCGAATTCGCGCGCGCCGGCGTGCCGGTCGCGCTTGGCTATCGGAGCAAGGCTGACGTGGCCGAGCGTGTGGCGCGCGATATCCGCGGCGAAGGCGTCGCGGCGAGCACGCATCGCGTCGACGTGACCGACCCCGCCCAGCTCGACGCGGCGCTCGCGGCCGCGATCGATGCACACGGCCGCGTGCATACGGTCGTGTGGGCGGCCGGCCCGCTCGCGAACCAGCGCCATATCGGCGACATGACGCGCGACGACTGGCGCCGCGCGATCGAGGTCGAGACGATCGGCTTCTTCGGCGCGGCGAAGGCGGTGCTGCCGCATTTCCGCGCGTCGGGCGGCGGCTCGTTCGTGACGCTCGGCTCGGCCGGCCATCTGCGCTGGCCCGATCGCGACGGCTTGTCGGTCGCGCCGAAGGCGGCGAACGAGGCGCTGGTCAAGGGGCTCGCGCGCGAGGAAGGCCGCTACAACATTCGCGCGAACTCGGTCCTGGTGGGCGTGATCGAGGCGGGGATGTTCCCGGTGCTGCTCGAACAGGGGCAGTTCGACCAGGCATGGATCGACGAAACGCAGAAGATGCTCGCGCTCAAGCGCTGGGGGAAGGCGCATGACGTCGGCCGCGCGGCGGTGTTTCTGGCGTCGGACCGGGCCGGTTACATCACGGGGCAGCAGTTGAATGTGTCGGGCGGCTACGGGCTGTAG
- a CDS encoding GntR family transcriptional regulator: protein MKPESDTAPLYTKVEAALAAEISSSALPPGSQLPAEERLIERFGVSRTTVRKAVENLVARGLVEIRRGKGTFVAEPKITQELTELTGFVEDMHALGRTPTARLVDQRIVTADAAVARQLALPPGTDVMRIRRVRLADGVAVSFDETYLPRELGEQIVAHDLEVEPIFSLLEERYDVPLVDAEYRLEAVAAPPEVAQALAIAPGSPVFLIERTSHTHAHRPIDFEKLYYRGDLIRFVTRLSRRAGERS from the coding sequence ATGAAACCTGAATCCGACACCGCGCCGCTCTATACGAAAGTCGAGGCCGCGCTGGCCGCCGAAATCTCCAGCTCCGCGCTGCCGCCGGGCAGCCAGCTTCCGGCCGAGGAGCGCCTGATCGAGCGCTTCGGCGTCAGCCGGACGACCGTGCGCAAGGCGGTCGAAAATCTCGTTGCGCGCGGTCTCGTCGAGATCCGGCGCGGCAAGGGCACCTTCGTCGCGGAGCCGAAGATCACGCAGGAATTGACGGAGCTGACCGGCTTCGTCGAGGACATGCACGCGCTCGGGCGTACCCCGACCGCGCGGCTCGTCGACCAGCGGATCGTCACGGCCGATGCCGCGGTCGCGCGGCAACTGGCGCTGCCGCCCGGCACCGACGTGATGCGGATCCGGCGCGTGCGCCTGGCCGACGGCGTCGCGGTGTCGTTCGACGAAACCTACCTGCCGCGCGAACTCGGCGAGCAGATCGTCGCGCACGATCTGGAGGTCGAGCCGATCTTCTCGTTGCTCGAGGAGCGCTACGACGTGCCGCTCGTCGATGCCGAATACCGCCTCGAGGCCGTCGCGGCGCCGCCGGAGGTTGCGCAGGCGCTCGCGATCGCGCCCGGCAGTCCGGTCTTCCTGATCGAGCGTACGTCGCACACGCACGCGCATCGGCCGATCGACTTCGAGAAGCTCTACTACCGCGGCGACCTGATTCGCTTCGTCACGCGACTGAGCCGGCGCGCCGGCGAGCGTTCGTAG
- a CDS encoding sulfite exporter TauE/SafE family protein: MEALWLFVAAFGASALGGVLGMASGIFVVPLLTLLFGVGIQTSIGASIVSVIACSCSSAASFLKGRLINVRLAIVLETATTLGALTGVLLIGRVPVAFLYALFAGVLAVSAKQMLARRRDASADGPTDAASWASVLRLHASFPDPASGREVRYQVGRVPFGMALMYGAGLISALLGIGSGVLKIPAMDTALRLPIKVSSATSNFMIGVTAAASAGAYFVRGDIDMRVAGPIALGSVIGAIVGARLLMRVPADRLRVFFVVVLLLLAIDMLATALGLHAPGAAA; encoded by the coding sequence ATGGAAGCGCTGTGGCTGTTCGTCGCCGCATTCGGCGCCAGCGCGCTCGGCGGCGTGCTCGGAATGGCGAGCGGGATTTTCGTCGTGCCGCTGCTGACGCTGCTGTTCGGCGTCGGCATCCAGACGTCGATCGGCGCGAGCATCGTGTCGGTGATCGCGTGCTCCTGCAGCAGCGCGGCGTCGTTCCTGAAGGGGCGTCTGATCAACGTCCGGCTCGCCATCGTGCTCGAAACGGCGACGACGCTCGGCGCGCTCACCGGCGTGCTGCTGATCGGCCGCGTGCCGGTGGCGTTCCTGTATGCGTTGTTTGCGGGCGTGCTCGCGGTGTCCGCGAAACAGATGCTGGCGCGGCGTCGCGACGCGAGCGCCGACGGCCCGACCGATGCCGCGAGCTGGGCAAGCGTGCTGCGCCTGCATGCGAGCTTTCCCGATCCGGCGTCGGGCCGGGAAGTTCGCTACCAGGTCGGGCGCGTGCCGTTCGGGATGGCGCTGATGTACGGCGCGGGCCTGATTTCCGCGCTGCTCGGCATCGGCTCGGGCGTGCTGAAGATCCCAGCGATGGATACGGCGCTGCGGCTGCCGATCAAGGTGTCGTCGGCCACGTCGAACTTCATGATCGGCGTGACGGCCGCGGCGAGCGCAGGCGCCTATTTCGTGCGCGGCGACATCGACATGCGCGTGGCCGGCCCGATCGCGCTCGGCTCGGTGATCGGTGCGATCGTCGGTGCGCGTCTGCTGATGCGCGTGCCGGCCGACAGGCTGCGGGTCTTTTTCGTCGTCGTGCTGCTGCTGCTCGCGATCGACATGCTCGCGACCGCGCTGGGCCTGCACGCACCGGGAGCCGCAGCATGA
- a CDS encoding DUF1634 domain-containing protein, which translates to MTRAAGGIERRERAVAVLLRGGTVCACVLIAVGMLLGAWQPAAGASEFARSGAAFAKAGVGLFILLPVARVVLLLGWFVCERDRTYALLSLLVLVIIAAGVVVGMRG; encoded by the coding sequence ATGACGCGCGCGGCCGGCGGCATTGAACGTCGCGAGCGGGCCGTCGCCGTGCTGCTCCGGGGCGGTACGGTATGCGCGTGCGTGCTGATCGCCGTCGGGATGCTGCTCGGCGCATGGCAGCCGGCGGCGGGCGCGAGCGAATTCGCGCGGAGCGGCGCGGCATTCGCGAAGGCCGGCGTCGGGCTGTTCATTCTCCTGCCGGTTGCGCGCGTCGTATTGCTGCTCGGCTGGTTCGTGTGCGAGCGCGATCGGACGTATGCGCTGCTTTCGCTGCTCGTGCTGGTGATTATCGCGGCGGGGGTGGTGGTCGGGATGCGGGGATAA
- a CDS encoding FitA-like ribbon-helix-helix domain-containing protein yields the protein MPDLLVRNVDKAVIQSLREQAAAHGRSAEAEHRAILADALHRPKRRSLAEVLASMPNVGEDADFERRDDSGEGSHVFG from the coding sequence ATGCCTGATCTTCTGGTGCGAAATGTAGACAAGGCCGTCATCCAGAGTCTGCGCGAGCAGGCCGCGGCGCATGGCCGCAGCGCCGAAGCGGAGCATCGGGCCATTCTGGCCGACGCGCTGCACCGCCCGAAACGCCGAAGCCTGGCCGAGGTGCTGGCAAGCATGCCGAACGTGGGCGAAGACGCCGATTTCGAGCGCCGGGACGATTCCGGCGAGGGGTCTCATGTATTTGGTTGA
- a CDS encoding type II toxin-antitoxin system VapC family toxin, whose protein sequence is MYLVDTNVISETRKKTRANAGVLSFFRQARDNNDPLYLSIVTISELQRGVDLVRFRGDAKQAARLDAWLATIVQDHARHVLTVDAEIAQLWGRLRVPQPDHALDKLIAATALIHDLTVVTRNAGDFARTGVKLLNPFD, encoded by the coding sequence ATGTATTTGGTTGACACGAACGTCATCAGCGAAACACGCAAGAAAACGCGCGCCAATGCCGGCGTGCTCTCGTTCTTCCGACAGGCGCGCGACAACAACGACCCGCTGTACCTGTCGATCGTGACGATTTCCGAGCTGCAGCGCGGCGTCGATCTCGTGCGCTTTCGCGGCGACGCGAAACAGGCGGCCCGGCTCGATGCATGGCTCGCGACGATCGTGCAGGACCATGCGCGCCATGTACTGACCGTCGACGCCGAAATCGCGCAGCTCTGGGGCCGCCTGCGCGTGCCGCAGCCCGACCACGCACTCGACAAGCTGATCGCCGCCACCGCGCTGATCCACGACCTGACGGTCGTCACCCGCAACGCCGGCGATTTCGCGCGAACCGGCGTGAAACTCCTGAACCCGTTCGACTGA
- a CDS encoding VOC family protein, which yields MIDVRALGYVVVEATRVDAWRRYAQDVLGMQALDAPDGALYLKMDERDFRYLIVPGTTDRYFASGWELPDGAAFDAALAALQQAGVEAVRATRDEAALRRVQAMAWCTDPSGNRHELYWGARCDFRRFASPLGVPRFVTGDMGLGHAVLPAPQFDATDAFVRGVLGFELSDIYRVKFTPDPAEPEKRIHFMHCRNARHHSLALFEMAVPSGCVHVMAEVDSMDEVGRALDRVAAHDVKLSATLGRHCNDQMISFYMKTPGGFDLEYGFGGLTVDWSKHAVFEATQVSQWGHDFSIGYR from the coding sequence ATGATCGATGTCCGTGCACTCGGCTATGTGGTCGTCGAGGCGACCCGCGTCGATGCGTGGCGCCGCTACGCACAGGACGTGCTGGGCATGCAGGCGCTCGACGCGCCCGACGGCGCGCTGTACCTGAAGATGGACGAGCGCGATTTTCGCTATCTGATCGTCCCCGGCACGACCGACCGCTATTTCGCGTCGGGCTGGGAACTGCCCGACGGCGCCGCGTTCGACGCCGCGCTGGCTGCGCTGCAACAGGCCGGCGTCGAGGCCGTGCGCGCCACGCGCGACGAGGCCGCGCTGCGCCGCGTGCAGGCGATGGCGTGGTGCACCGACCCGTCCGGCAACCGCCACGAGCTTTACTGGGGCGCGCGCTGCGACTTCCGCCGCTTCGCGTCGCCGCTGGGCGTGCCGCGTTTCGTCACCGGCGACATGGGGCTCGGCCACGCGGTGCTGCCCGCACCGCAGTTCGACGCGACCGACGCGTTCGTGCGCGGCGTGCTCGGCTTCGAGCTGTCCGACATCTACCGCGTGAAGTTCACGCCCGATCCGGCCGAACCGGAGAAGCGCATCCATTTCATGCACTGCCGCAACGCGCGCCATCACAGCCTCGCGCTGTTCGAGATGGCGGTGCCGTCCGGCTGCGTGCACGTGATGGCCGAGGTCGACTCGATGGACGAAGTGGGGCGCGCGCTCGATCGCGTCGCCGCGCACGACGTGAAGCTGTCCGCGACGCTCGGCCGGCACTGCAACGACCAGATGATTTCGTTCTACATGAAGACCCCCGGCGGCTTCGATCTCGAATACGGCTTCGGCGGGCTGACCGTCGACTGGTCGAAGCACGCGGTGTTCGAGGCCACCCAAGTGAGCCAGTGGGGCCACGACTTCAGCATCGGATACCGGTAA
- a CDS encoding CoA transferase subunit A: MTMKPLDKTMSARDVVAQLADGMTIGIGGWGPRRKPMALVREIARSNLKDLTIVAYGGADVGLLCAAGKVRKVVFGFVSLDVIPLEPHFRRAREQGRVDVLELDEGMLQLGLRAAAARLPFLPTRAGLGTALLDHAPGLRTVKSPYDDGETLLAMPALELDVALLHVNAADRKGNTRIDGPDPFFDAWMARAAQRCYVSAETLDASLASEDLDAAKRNPFERSLVTGVVHAPGGAHPTSCAPAYGWDLPHLRAYCASAEDDAKTAAYLRDVVGRDERQYLEGVGGLSHVTTLPLPIL; this comes from the coding sequence ATGACGATGAAACCTCTCGACAAGACGATGTCCGCGCGCGACGTGGTCGCGCAGCTCGCCGACGGCATGACGATCGGCATCGGCGGATGGGGGCCGCGGCGCAAGCCGATGGCACTGGTGCGCGAGATCGCGCGCTCGAACCTGAAGGACCTGACGATCGTCGCGTACGGCGGCGCCGATGTCGGCCTGCTCTGTGCGGCGGGCAAGGTGCGCAAGGTGGTGTTCGGCTTCGTGTCGCTCGACGTGATTCCGCTCGAGCCGCATTTCCGCCGTGCCCGCGAGCAGGGCCGCGTCGACGTGCTCGAACTCGACGAAGGAATGCTGCAGCTCGGCCTGCGCGCGGCCGCCGCGCGCCTGCCGTTCCTGCCGACGCGCGCCGGGCTCGGCACCGCGCTGCTCGATCACGCGCCCGGGCTGCGCACGGTGAAATCGCCGTACGACGACGGCGAGACGCTGCTCGCAATGCCGGCGCTCGAACTCGACGTCGCGCTGCTGCACGTGAACGCGGCCGACCGGAAGGGCAACACGCGCATCGATGGCCCCGATCCGTTCTTCGACGCATGGATGGCGCGCGCCGCGCAACGCTGCTACGTGTCGGCGGAAACGCTCGACGCGTCGCTCGCGAGCGAAGACCTCGACGCCGCGAAACGCAATCCGTTCGAGCGCTCGCTCGTCACGGGCGTCGTGCACGCACCGGGCGGCGCGCACCCGACCTCGTGCGCGCCGGCCTACGGCTGGGACCTGCCGCACCTGCGCGCGTACTGCGCGAGCGCGGAAGACGATGCGAAAACCGCGGCGTACCTGCGCGACGTGGTCGGCCGCGACGAACGTCAGTACCTCGAAGGCGTCGGCGGGCTGTCGCACGTGACGACGCTGCCGTTGCCGATTCTGTAA
- a CDS encoding CoA-transferase subunit beta, with protein sequence MSESLDHSLAELMIVAAARLWRDDGEVLATGIGTGPRLAAGLARLAYNDGLMLTDGEAYLVEEPVPLGPRPDGYRVKASGWMTYERVFDCLWHGRRHALVMPTQIDRFGQANISWLGDDYARPKTQLLGARGFPGNSTNHANSFFVSGHGKRTFVAGEVDMVCTVGYNPARRVPGMKTFVDLRGIVTDLCVMDFGGPDHAIRVRSLHPGVGFDEVQDATGFPLVAHPALGTTPAPSAAELRIVRALDPHNLRAAIVRDNPAPRRG encoded by the coding sequence GTGAGCGAATCTCTCGACCATTCCCTCGCGGAACTGATGATCGTCGCGGCCGCGCGACTCTGGCGCGACGACGGCGAAGTGCTGGCGACCGGCATCGGCACGGGCCCGCGGCTCGCGGCCGGCCTCGCGCGGCTCGCGTACAACGACGGGCTGATGCTGACCGACGGCGAGGCGTATCTCGTCGAGGAGCCGGTGCCGCTCGGCCCGCGCCCCGACGGCTATCGTGTGAAGGCGAGCGGCTGGATGACCTACGAACGCGTGTTCGACTGCCTGTGGCACGGCCGCCGCCATGCGCTCGTGATGCCCACGCAGATCGACCGCTTCGGCCAGGCGAACATCTCCTGGCTCGGCGACGACTACGCGCGTCCGAAGACGCAGCTGCTCGGCGCGCGCGGCTTCCCCGGCAACTCGACGAACCATGCGAACTCGTTCTTCGTCAGCGGCCACGGCAAGCGCACCTTCGTCGCCGGCGAAGTCGACATGGTGTGCACGGTCGGCTACAACCCGGCGCGACGCGTGCCGGGGATGAAGACCTTCGTCGACCTGCGCGGCATCGTCACCGATCTGTGCGTGATGGATTTCGGCGGGCCCGACCACGCGATCCGCGTGCGCTCGCTGCACCCGGGCGTCGGCTTCGACGAGGTGCAGGACGCGACCGGCTTCCCGCTCGTCGCGCATCCGGCGCTCGGCACGACGCCCGCGCCGAGCGCGGCAGAGCTGCGCATCGTGCGCGCACTCGATCCGCACAACCTGCGCGCGGCGATCGTGCGCGACAATCCGGCGCCGCGCCGGGGATGA
- a CDS encoding enoyl-CoA hydratase, which produces MEATPMTFGDGVVDYAVEDGIATITMNRPEYHNAQNSKMTYALDAAFRRAAHDDAVKAIVLAGAGKHFSAGHDIGTPGRDIHESFERASLWYDHVDKEGGEFLYAREQEVYLGMCRRWRDLPKPTIAMVQGACIAGGLMLAWVCDLIVASEDAFFADPVVRMGIPGVEYFAHAYELNPRIAKEFLFLGERMPAERAYQMGMVNRVVPRERLRDATYAIAAKIATMPRLGLTLTKQALNHVEELQGKRAAMDAAFAWHHFAHAHNELVSGDRLGGYDARSMASSQRQPNGAERGDPAAPAVPSAPAAVNGAAA; this is translated from the coding sequence ATGGAAGCGACCCCGATGACGTTCGGCGACGGTGTCGTCGACTACGCGGTCGAGGACGGCATCGCGACGATCACGATGAACCGCCCCGAATACCACAACGCGCAGAACTCGAAGATGACCTATGCGCTCGACGCGGCGTTCCGGCGCGCAGCGCACGACGACGCGGTGAAGGCGATCGTGCTCGCGGGCGCGGGCAAGCATTTCTCGGCGGGGCACGATATCGGCACGCCGGGTCGCGACATCCACGAGTCGTTCGAGCGCGCGTCGCTGTGGTACGACCACGTCGACAAGGAAGGCGGCGAGTTCCTGTATGCGCGCGAGCAGGAGGTGTACCTCGGCATGTGCCGCCGCTGGCGCGACCTGCCGAAGCCGACGATCGCGATGGTGCAGGGCGCATGCATCGCGGGCGGCCTGATGCTCGCGTGGGTGTGCGACCTGATCGTCGCGTCGGAGGATGCGTTCTTCGCGGATCCGGTCGTGCGGATGGGGATACCGGGCGTCGAGTATTTCGCGCATGCGTACGAGCTGAACCCGCGCATCGCGAAGGAATTCCTGTTTCTCGGCGAGCGGATGCCGGCCGAGCGCGCGTACCAGATGGGGATGGTCAACCGCGTGGTGCCGCGCGAGCGGCTGCGCGACGCGACCTATGCGATCGCCGCGAAGATCGCGACGATGCCGCGACTCGGGCTGACGCTGACGAAGCAGGCGCTGAATCACGTCGAAGAGCTGCAGGGCAAGCGCGCGGCGATGGACGCCGCGTTCGCGTGGCACCACTTCGCGCATGCGCATAACGAACTGGTCAGCGGCGATCGTCTCGGCGGCTACGACGCGCGCAGCATGGCCAGCTCGCAGCGCCAGCCGAACGGCGCGGAGCGCGGCGACCCGGCCGCACCGGCAGTGCCGTCCGCGCCCGCCGCCGTCAACGGAGCCGCGGCATGA